Genomic DNA from Vanrija pseudolonga chromosome 3, complete sequence:
AGACGTCAAGGCGTTCCTCGGCAAGGCCATTGACCCTCCCAAGATGGACGCCATCGACTCTGCCTGGCAGACCCTCATCGATCTGGGGGCGGTGGAGAGCGAGAAGCACACGAGTAAACTCACCGCCATGGGTCGCCATGTGAGTGCTGTACCTCCAATGTGGCGCCAAAGTAACGAGGGCTAACGCTGCGCCTTCACAGATGAGCATGATCCCTGTCGACCTGCGATTGGCCAAGATGATGGTCTTGGGCACCATTTTCAAGTGTCTCGACACCGTGCTGACGATTGCGGCCCTCCTTTCCTCCAAGCCACTATTCACGTCACCAATCGACCGCCGTGACGACGCCAAACGGGCACGCGAGGCGTTCACCACCTCTCGCTCTGATCTCTTGACCGACGCACGAGCGTACCACGAAGTCGCCGCACTGCGCGGCAGCGCAGCACGTTCATTCTGCGAAAAGGTGAGCACGCATGCAGCGGGGTATACAAAGTGCCtacgacgccgcgccaccaAAAGCACAGGCCGAAAGTGGTTGAGGCTTCGGGTACCGCGCTGTATCCAGTTTGGCACCCGTGGTGGCGGAGTTGACACGCACAGAACTTCATCTCTCCGTCAACTGTGCGCGACATCACGTCCTTGCGTCAGGACTTTATTTCTGCCCTGTCCTCGCTTGGGTTTATCAGTTCGTCGGCCGCCGGCCTGGCGCGCGTGAGCACCAACGTGGCCAAGGACAACCTCGTCAAGGCCGTGATTGTCGGCGGGCTGTACCCGCGCGTTGCGCGCATCGCCCTCCCCGATGCGCAGTacgagcgcgtgcagcaGGGTGCGATCGCAAAGGAgcacgaggccaaggaggtcaAGTTTTTCGACCAGGCCGGCCGCGTGTTCCTGCACCCGAGCAGCGTGCTCTTCTCCGTCTCGGGCTGGAAGCGCGGCTACCTTGCCTACTTTTCCAAGGCCGAGACGTCCAAGGTCTtcctgcgcgacgcgaccgacGTGCCGCTGTACGGCCTGTTGTTGTTCGGCGGCCAGATCACGGTCAACCACTGGGCTGGGGGGCTCAtgctcggcaaggacggGCACGTCAAGCTCCGGGCCGCGACGCGTATTGGTGTGTTGTGCGCgcagctgcgccgcctgctcgacgccgagcttgccgagcttATCGAGTcgccgcacggcgcggccgacctgcgcgaggaCGTGACGGGGGCCATGATGGCGCTCCTGGCGCGCGACGGTCTCACCCAGTAGTCGTCTACTACAGCGAGGCACCCGAACTCGCGACCACATTCACCTCGTGCTCATGGTGGCGTGGTATGGTGTGGTCCGCACTTTTGGTACCGCACTGTACTCTTATGCATACCAAAAAGCTCATACAAATTTTATAGCCTGCCGTGCCCGGGGGACGGCAGGGGGGCaaggagggggagaggggtaagggggaggggggtgaaGACCGCGGACACTTGTACGCACCCAGACAGTCAACACTCGCTATGTAAGTTACCCTAGGATACTCATCAGGAGACACCAGGTTTCAGTCCGtcagtcgtcgccgccttcaCGTGGCACGGCGTACATCTATCGGCACAAAATACAAGGAGATACACTAACAGCGGCGAAGCCCACACCTAGACGCCAACACGGTTGACCACCTTCTTCTGGTTGGAGAACCGGATGAcctcgcgcttctcgagCACAAAGACGGCCCGCTCGAGTGCGTGCTGCGAGTAGCCCTGCTGGTTGACAAACTCGCGCACGAGCGACTGGTAGCTCGTGCTCCAGCCAATCGGCAGGCGGCgcttgagctccttctcgatgcgctccatctcgtcctgcagctcggcgcgcgacaTGCCGTCTACCTgcccggccgcgacggcgtccaTTGTCGAGTATTTGAACAGACGGatcgcctcctcgacgtggTGCGGCCCGACCTGCGGCGAGAGCGTGATCTTggcgagcgactcggagaTACGGAtcatggcctcgagctgaCGGACAGTGATGGGGATCGAGCTGCGCTCGTCATTGTCCCGCTCCACCTGCTGCACCTGTTTGCGCAGGCTGACAAAGTGCGAGCTGAGCATCTCGGACGCCTCGGGTGACAGGCGGGGCGCACATCTGCTCTTGCAGTACGCAATGTAGCGCTTCATCTTGTCGATGTCGATCTCACCAAtcacgtcctcgccggcctcgcggtTCATGTGGATGTTCATGACGTGCTTGGCGATGGTGCGGTCACGGGCCTCGTTGTGCTCGTCTTTGACAATGAAGATCATGTCGAAACGGGACAGAATGGTAGTCTGGAAGTCGATGTTCTCGCCGGGCGACTTCATGTCGTCGTAGCGACCAAAGACGGGgttggcggcagcgaggacacTTGTTCGCGAGTTGAGGATCGTGGTGATACCCGCCTTGGCAATCGAAATGGTCTGCTGCTCCATGGCCTCGTGGATGGCCACACGGTCCTCGTCCCGCATCTTGTCAAACTCGTCAATGCACACGacaccgccgtcggcgagcaccaTGGCACCTCCCTCGAGGTAGAACTCGCGAGTGATAGGGTCACGCTGGACAGACGCGGTGAGaccagccgccgacgacccctTGCCCGACGTGTACACCGAGATAGGCGACACTTTTTCAACGAACTTGAGAAGCTGAGACTTGGCAGTTCCGGGGTCACCGAGCAGAAGCACGTTGATGTCGCCACGAAGCCGCATGCCGTCTGGAAGAATCTTCTTGCTTCCGCCCATCAGGAGACATGTCACCGACTTCTTGATGTCAAGGTTGCCGTAGATACTTGGCGCAACGGACTGGGCGAAGCGCTCATACAGGCCGTCTGATCGCGCAAGCTGCTGGTagtgctcctcctcctcgggcgtgaaGACGCGCGATCCGGGAGACGAGGCAACCGACGAGTCAATctcgatgccgaggacgcgaAGGTAAGGCTGGCGAagggccggcgcgccgctgttCTTGGAGTTCTTCGACGTAGGCGCAAAGGTTGAGTAGATGCCAGTCGCAATGATGCGCGATCCTgggacgaccttgccgcTGAGGTAGCGCTCCGCCTGGAGCATCATGTGACGGGGCAGTTCTCCGACAGGGACCATGTCGGGGGCCTCCTGGAGCTTGATAGTCTGCTGGTCAACGAAGCGGCAGCGGTCGTGGAGGATGACATAGGGGTCCATGGGACAGTCCTTCTTCTGGCCGTCGGCCGCTGGCGCGTCACACCGCCTCGGAAGCGCGGCGCGTTCACCGCCCATACCACCGGGTaccttgacgaccttgacAGTACGGCACGACTTGCACTGGAGGTGGAGCTcggtggcgcgcgccgagagcTGGGACGCGTTGATGACGATACCGGGGAGACGGACGAGGGTAGTGAGCGTGTCGGCCTGTGCGAGTTAGCTCTGAAAGTCGTGTTCTTAACTCACGCTCAGCTGGCGGAACTGGAACATGTTCATTCCACTCTTGAGCGTGACCTGCATCTCggggacgagctcggcggcggtcgacgaACCAGGCTCGGTGGACGGGCTGACGAGGGTGCGAGCTAAGCGGAGGAGCGCGCTCTCGAGCTGCGAGGGTTAGGGGAAGCACACTTGCGTGGATGGATCGCGAACTCACGAGAGGCAGCATCTCTCCGGGCTTGTCGCGGACCTTttgcgcgagctcggcatcgaAGAGGTTGAGGTCATtaaggtcgacctcgagggtgtgatgatggaggaggagggaggagcgCAAGCGGTCACTTGGGGTTGTCAGTGTCTGCTATCGCCTCCCAACATGATCACCATACTCACCGATAGATGAACTCTTGGTTGACGCGGAACTCTGAGAGGAACCGGAGGAACTGAgcctcggtctcggcggGCGAGTCGACGCCCTGGTCCCCCTCCAAGACCTGGACCGAGTAGATGCGGTTCTGCTCGAACCCGCTCTGCATGGTGTCAGCCGGCTGCGCCTGATGGATGCGTTGTTTGTGTTTGCGTACCATTGTTTGTGTTGTGATGTGGGTGTCGGGGGTTACGAGTGATGAAGAGTGGAGTGTACAGGACAAATCGAGGGTTTTGTCATgtcgagggtgggtgggtgcgacAGACACAAAGGAAGGAGGGGGCGAGACGCGTCGTGACGCGCTCCAGGGACAAGGAGACGCGCTTGGGTGAAAGGAAATTATTTATTCAAACCTCTCCCTTTAACCACGTGGCCGATATTGGCCGATTTGCGGAATTGCGGAATCTGATTGCTCCTTTGTCGTTGAACGTGGCGAATTTGGTGATTGCAGCGCCACAAGCGTGCCGGTGGGCCAGTGCACTCGCTGCAGCGATCACAGCAAACCCACTCAGGCGCACTCTGCACCCCGCACACACCCTCCGGCATGAGGGCACAGTCGACCCAGGAATTGAGGACCGTGGCGCTATTAAAGTTGAACGCCTCGTGCGAGTTCATTCACCACGAGGTCTGTGTCTCGAACCGGCGCCTCGTGGCTCGTGGTCGAGGAACCCGCATCATGGGACACTGGGACACGCGCACGGACCAGGTATgtcgccaccggcgccgacccccaTAGCTAATTTCCATGAACGCGGTAGACGTCATGGTCAATCTTGGATTTGACGTTTTGGCAACTGTGCAGTGTTGGcgtggggtgtgggggggATCCATGATCGCATGACCAATCCCCGGCTTGCTCGCCGGCTGGTTTGACGGTGCATTCGAAACAATAGAGCGGTGACT
This window encodes:
- the mcm5 gene encoding DNA replication licensing factor mcm5, encoding MSGFEQNRIYSVQVLEGDQGVDSPAETEAQFLRFLSEFRVNQEFIYRDRLRSSLLLHHHTLEVDLNDLNLFDAELAQKVRDKPGEMLPLLESALLRLARTLVSPSTEPGSSTAAELVPEMQVTLKSGMNMFQFRQLSADTLTTLVRLPGIVINASQLSARATELHLQCKSCRTVKVVKVPGGMGGERAALPRRCDAPAADGQKKDCPMDPYVILHDRCRFVDQQTIKLQEAPDMVPVGELPRHMMLQAERYLSGKVVPGSRIIATGIYSTFAPTSKNSKNSGAPALRQPYLRVLGIEIDSSVASSPGSRVFTPEEEEHYQQLARSDGLYERFAQSVAPSIYGNLDIKKSVTCLLMGGSKKILPDGMRLRGDINVLLLGDPGTAKSQLLKFVEKVSPISVYTSGKGSSAAGLTASVQRDPITREFYLEGGAMVLADGGVVCIDEFDKMRDEDRVAIHEAMEQQTISIAKAGITTILNSRTSVLAAANPVFGRYDDMKSPGENIDFQTTILSRFDMIFIVKDEHNEARDRTIAKHVMNIHMNREAGEDVIGEIDIDKMKRYIAYCKSRCAPRLSPEASEMLSSHFVSLRKQVQQVERDNDERSSIPITVRQLEAMIRISESLAKITLSPQVGPHHVEEAIRLFKYSTMDAVAAGQVDGMSRAELQDEMERIEKELKRRLPIGWSTSYQSLVREFVNQQGYSQHALERAVFVLEKREVIRFSNQKKVVNRVGV